One window of the Plasmodium relictum strain SGS1 genome assembly, chromosome: 1 genome contains the following:
- a CDS encoding filament assembling protein, putative, with protein MFDKKEYTSSKKKDIESFKKSDDNLTTHNNKESSNSFEKSENNNSYDSEKKKIYNNIESNKENFKLQRETEYNNNENKDFFYDSSINNKSINTRKFQSLNRNTSEFFQSSDEISSNISANIKKANSKINNKFKISTNIEEDRKEKKNYKINNFSELQNNIYERSLNNSLNLTRNEIIYYCENNKMNKHFSESVNKNNLKLNMNNNIYNDDIFYKTKKMSNDRNKAHKKSTFGCNLKKANNNDYENDNIIFSQGAKKSFDINEKCMNNNTKIKIKRLCEKIEGFEKEIKNEILQKKNVEKEKIYIIREAINKLEKNLNNEIKKRIEHNRNIQNIFSSEILKVQEKIENVVNDKVNEIENAIKVLNDKINTISVNIENEKIKCIQNLEKKNNNIAKEFSNLQSSFQQDKINNKEKENNICKKLEEIEKKSESKIEIEKNIRDSKYQEIISYIEEIKREKKSKNENFQNFVLEEIATVKNGLILESQARESADDDIVQAVNHYTKALQDSLRLINSN; from the exons atgtttgataaaaaagaatatacaaGTAGCAAGAAAAAAGATATagaatcttttaaaaaatcagATGATAATTTAACAACGCATAACAATAAAGAAAGTTCAAATAGCTTTGAGAaaagtgaaaataataatagttatgattctgaaaaaaaaaaaatctataataatatagaaagtaataaagagaattttaaattacaaagagaAACAGAATATAACAATAACGAaaataaagattttttttatgatagtAGTATTAATAACAAAAGTATAAACACAAGAAAATTTCAATCATTAAATAGAAATACCAGTGAATTTTTTCAGAGTAGTGATGAAATAAGTAGTAATATAAGTGCTAATATTAAAAAGGCAAATAgcaaaattaataataaatttaaaataagtaCTAATATAGAAGAAGacagaaaagaaaaaaaaaattataaaataaataattttagtgaactacaaaataatatatatgaaagaaGTTTAAATAATTCACTAAATTTAACGAGAAAcgaaataatttattattgcGAAAATAACAAAATGAATAAACATTTTTCTGAATCAGTAAACaaaaataacttaaaattaaatatgaataataatatatataacgatgatatattttataaaactaaaaaaatgaGTAATGATAGAAACAAAGCACATAAGAAGTCTACTTTCGgatgtaatttaaaaaaagcaaataataatgattatgaaaatgataatattatatttagtCAAGGAGCAAAAAAATCATTCGATATAAATGAGAAATGTATGAACAATAAtactaaaattaaaataaaaagattatgtgaaaaaattgaaggctttgaaaaggaaataaaaaatgaaatattacaaaaaaaaaatgtagaaaaagaaaaaatttatataataagagaagctattaataaattagaaaaaaatttaaataatgaaattaaaaagagaattgaacataatagaaatattcaaaatatattttcttctgaaattttaaaagtacaagaaaaaattgaaaatgtTGTTAATGATAAGGTAAATGAAATTGAAAACGCtataaaagttttaaatgataaaataaatacaattAGTGTTAATATTgagaatgaaaaaataaaatgcattcaaaatttagaaaaaaaaaataataatatagcaAAAGAATTTTCTAACTTACAATCATCCTTTCAAcaagataaaataaacaataaggaaaaagaaaataatatttgtaaaaagctagaagaaatagaaaagaaaTCAGAAAGTAAAATTGAAATAGAAAAG aaTATTCGTGATAGTAAATATCAAGAAATAATATCTTATATAGAAGAgataaaaagagaaaaaaaaagtaaaaatgaaaattttcaaaattttgtATTAGAAGAAATAGCAACAGTAAAAAATGGATTGATTTTAGAGTCACAAGCAAGAGAATCAGCTGATGATGATATTGTTCAAGCAGTAAATCATTATACTAAAGCATTACAGGATTCTCTTAGACttattaattcaaattaa